The sequence GTCCATGCTTGCTCCCGGTTATCGTTTATCATCACCCAAAATTGAAACGCACAGATTTGCGCAAGCGTATAATCGATATAATAAAATGGGGCTTGATAGATATGACTCTGTTTTTGCCAAAGTCCTCCGCGCTCTAAATAATCAAAACCATCATAGTCCTTATACGGAGAATATTTCTTTTCGATCGAACGCCAGGCCGCTTTGCGTTCATCGACAGTTGCTTGTGGATGCTCATACACCCAATGCTGAAATTCATCAACAGATACGCCGTATGGCAGAAATAACAGCGCACTGCTCAGATGTGAAAACAAATATTTATCCGTATCCTCCTGAAAGAACTGTTTCATCCATGGCCAAGTAAAAAACTCCATGCTCATGGAATGGATTTCGGCCGCTTCATAGCCTGGAAAACGATATTCAGGAATGTCATAATGCCGGCTGCAATATACCTGAAAGGCATGGCCCACTTCATGGGTTAATACATGAAGATCCCCACTCGTCCCATTGAAGTTGGAAAAAATGAAGGGGGAATGGTAATTTTCAATATACGTACAGTATCCGCCGCTCTGCTTTCCTTTCTTTGCGATCAGATCCATCAATTCGTGTTCAACCATATATCGAAAAAACAGATCGGTTTCCTGCGAGAGTTCTTTATACATGCCCTGACCCTTCTCTATAATCCACTCTGGTGATCCTTTTGGCATCGGGTTACCCGTTGGAAATTGATAGGCTTCATCATAGTACTTTAATGGATCGAAACCAATTCGTTTTTTTTGCCTCTCCTTTAATTTGATTGTCAAGGGAACGATCATATCTTCAACCTGCTTCCGGAAAACCCCAACCATTTCGGGGTTATAATCCACACGATTCATTCGATCATACCCAAGTTCCACAAAATTTTTATACCCCAGCTTTTGGGCGATCTCGGTTCTCGTCTTTACAAGATCATCAAAAATGTGATCGAATTCATTCTCCCGCTCCGCAAAAAATTGAAAGCTGGCTTCGATTGCCTTCCTTCTTATATCCCGATCCTGATCTTCTATAAACGGCCGAAGTTGGGCTAACGTATATTCTTCATCTGCAAACGGAATTTTCGCGGAAGCCACCAGCTTTGAATATTCCGTGGATCGTTTATTCTCTTTTTGTAAGAGTGGAACAATATCCTTTGAAAAGGTCTTTAATTGTATGTCAGCAAGCCTGAACAATTGTTTTCCCCAATGATTTTCCAGTTCTGTACGAAATTTTGATGAAACGAGTTCTTTGTAATACATGGAAACATACTCCTGCACGACAGGAGCAGTTTCATCAAAAAAATCTTGTTCCCTTTTGTAAAATTCATCGGTTGTATCAATGGAATGCCGGATAAAACATAGATTTTCCATAGTCGAAAAAGTTTTTCGGATCTCATTTATTTCTTTGATGGCATCATTTTGTTCTTCCACACGTTTAGCCTCCTTAAAGCGTTGTAACGCTTGCTTAAAGGAGCGGCTGATTTCCTCCAAAACCGGTCGTTCATAACGGTAATCAGAAAATTTCAACGGGTTCCCTCTTTTCATTTGAGATATCCTTCAAATGATTTTCAACAGATCCTTTTAGAACTCCTTCCTCAACAAAAAACAGCCTTCCCTTTCATTGGAAAGAGGCTGTTTTTCTTGCGAACATGAAACGACTTTTATGCTCGGGAAATATATTCTTCTTTACGGGTGTCGATCACCAGGCGATCCCCTTCGTTGATGAACAACGGTACTTGAACGACCAAACCGGTTTCCAGCTTGGCCGGTTTAGATCCACCCGTTGCGGTATCACCACGAATTCCCGGATCGGTTTCCACCACTTCCAGTTCCACTGTATTGGGTAGTTCAATCCCCAAGGTTTCTCCTTTATAAAGGACGAGGTGAACATTCATGTTTTCTTTAAGGAATTTCAGTTCCCGTTCCATCGTGTCACCGGGAATGTTGACTTGTTCATAGGTTTCGTTATCCATAAAAGTGTGTTCCCCGCCACTCTCATACAGATACTGCATCTGACGGGTTTCCACGTGAGCGCGCTCCATTTTTTCACCAGCCCGGAACGTACGCTCGGCAATGTTCCCGTTTCGCAGATTACGCAGTTTGGAACGGACGAAGGCTGCCCCCTTACCCGGCTTTACGTGTTGGAATTCCATCACCTGCCAAACATGTCCATCCAGTTCAATCGTTAAACCCGTACGAAAATCGTTGGTCGAAATCATGGTACGTAGATCCTCCTTGTCGATGGTCAATCCAAAATAATCAATTCTTTGGGACTGAAGGTTAAACCTTCATACCCGTTCTCCGTCACGCAGACATCGTCTTCGATCCGGACACCGCCGCGGCCGGGCAGGTAAATACCCGGCTCCACTGTAACCACCATTCCCGGTTCCAAAGGCTCCTTGCCCCGAATGGAGAGGGTTGGCGCCTCATGTACTTCCATTCCCAAGCCATGACCCGTACTATGACCGAACTGATCACCATACCCGTTTGCATTAATATGATCACGGGCGACGGTGTCCACTTCCTGTCCGGTAATGCCCGGCCGAATGGCTGCTACTGCTTTTTGCTGCGCTTCCAACACAATCCCGTAAATTTCCCGCTGCCAGTCGGCAGGTGGTCCCAACACGACCGTTCGGGTCATGTCGGAGCAGTACCCTTGGTAGAGAGCGCCGAAATCCAGGGTCACCAGGTCCCCCCGCTGCATCACACGATCGCTGGCCACGCCATGAGGCAGGGCCGAGCGCGGACCGGAAGCCACAATGATATCAAAAGAGGAGGAAGTCGCTCCTTGTTTCCGCATCAGGATTTCCAGGTGGCTTTCGATTTCCCGCTCGGTCACTCCCGGCTTTATTTTCTCCAGGATCTTTTCAAAGGCGGTATCGACGATCGAGGCCGCTTGACGGATGATCGCCACCTCGTCTTCCGATTTAATCTGGCGCAGTTCTTCAACTACCTGGACTACCGGTCGGAGTTCCACCCCTTCCAGGGCTTCCATCAGCTGACGATGCACTCGGACCGTCAGGTGAGCCTCTTCAAATGCCAGTGTCGATACCCCCGCTTCCCGGCAGAGACGAGCCACTTCTTTCAATAGATTTCCTCCATGGTCGACAAAAGAAAAGTGCGGCGACTCCTCTTTTCCCTGTTCCGTATAACGAAAATCGGAAATGAGAACCTGCCGATCACCCGTGACCAGCACCCAACCGGACGAGCCGGTAAAGCCCGTCAGATAGCGTCGGTTGACGGGGTGAGTGACCAGCAGGGCTTCCAAGTTCCGCTTGGAAAGCCATTTCCGCAGCCGCTCGAGGCGTGTGGTCATCGCTCCTTACTCCCTTCTCCTTCCGATAACAGCGAAGGTACGGCTGCCAGCGCCCACTCATAACCAACGGTTCCAAACCCCACGATTTGGCCGCGGGTAACCGGAGCGGTCACCGATACGTGGCGAAAGTCTTCCCGTTGATGAATATTGGAAATATGTACTTCAATCGCGGGAACGGATACCGATGCAAGCGCATCCCGCAAGGCGTAGCTGTAATGAGTCAACGCCCCTGGATTAATGATAATGGCGACGTATTTTCCTTCCGCTTCATGGATGCGGTCGATCAACGCCCCCTCATGGTTGGATTGGTAACAGTCCACCTTCAGCCCCCATTCAGCTGCCCGCCTCGTCAAGCGGGCATTTACATCCGACAGGGTTTCATACCCGTACACATCCGGTTCCCGTTTGCCCAGGCGATTTAAGTTGGGACCATGAAGTACCAACACCGGTTTCATCAGACTCCCCCCTCATCGTTCCCTTCGTCATTGTATCACAATCCAACCGGGATGAAATCGGTTTTCGCCTGCGGAATCAGTCTTCCCTCATCTTCAGCAGCACATGAGAACCCATTTTGAAATGAAGACAAAAATACACAAAAACCTTCCGAAAGCCCCATTGGAATCAGCTGGAGATATGTTACAATGAGAAAACTAACAAAACCGATTTGAAGAAAACAGCATGAGGTGGTGGAGTGGTTCGTGGCAGCAACGCGAAACGCATATGGCGGTCAAGCCGTCATCGAAGGGGTCATGTTTGGAGGAAGACGGGCCCAAGTGACGGCCATCCGTAGAAAAAATGGAGAGATTGAAACCTACGAACTGACGAAGCAAAACAATCCCTTTAAATTCTTTAAGCGGATTCCATTGATTCGGGGCGTGGTCGCGTTGTTGGAATCGAGTGCTTCCGGATCCAAACATCTGCAGTTTGCATCAGACCGCTATGATTTGGAACCGGGCGAAGAACCTGAAGAAGAAGCCTCTCACTCCAAAATGGAGATGATCCTGGGGGTCGCCCTGGTCGGTATTCTCTCCCTTATCATCGGTAAAGCGATTTTCACCGCTCTGCCGGCATTTCTCGCCAGTGTTCTGTTCGACCGCTGGGTCAGCAATCTCATTTTGCAAAATTTAATTGAAGGGGCCATTAAAACCCTGCTCTTGCTCGGATACTTGTGGCTCCTGTCTCAAACACCGGTGGTCAAACGGCTGTTCCAATATCATGGAGCCGAACATAAAGTGATTAATGCCTATGAATCAGGGGTAAAATTAACAGTAGAAAACGTTCAGAAACAATCCACCCTTCATTACCGGTGCGGGAGCAGTTTTATCATTCTCACCATTCTGGTCGGTGTCGTCGTCTACTCGTTTTTCAGTTATGACAACGTCTGGGACCGTATCCTTACACGCCTGATGCTGATTCCCGTAGTAATCGGTTTGTCTTATGAACTGCTGCGTCTGACCAACGCTCTTCGGGATGTGCCTGTGTTGACCTACCTGGGCTACCCGGGATTATGGTTGCAAAAATTGACCACTAGACAACCCGATGACGATCAAGTAGAAGTGGCGATTGCGGCTTTCAACCGTATGGTGGAACTGGACGAGCGGACGTCCGAATCCGTGAACCCTTCTTCTCTCGCCCACTCCAATTGAAAGTGGGACATTGAAGAAACGAGGGAGATAGCGCCATGTATAGCAACACGCAAAAAGTTTGGCGATTGATCCTGTTGGCCTTGGTCGGTTTCGGCTTCATCCACCTGATGATCAACCGTACCTCCACCGCCCTAATCATGCTCGCCATGATTGGGATCATCTTTTATCTTTATAAACGTCCCCCCCAGTGGTTGATCCGCTTAAGCTACCCACAAAAAGGGGGGGCGGGAATGAGATCGCGTCATCCATCCCCCCGGGATCGGAAAAACAAGAAAACATCCAAAAAGAAAAAGCATCCTTTTCGAGTCATCGACGGCAATAAAAAAGATACCCTCCGTATCAAAAAATCCCAGTGAGTTCACTGGGATTTTTTGATGCGTCAGGAACTCACCCGTTTATCTTAAACTCCCGATTGGGTTCGCCTCCCTTTAATCGGTATGGTTTTAGCCGGCAGGTGACCGTCGATTCCACTCCTCGATAGGCCAGATATTCCCGAAATGTCCAACGGGAAAAAAAGCTCCGGGCCGCTTTCACTCCCGCCTCATACAACGCTCTCCGTTTTTCCGGGGACAAATCAAAATCGGTCAGTTTGACACCGTCCGCAGGCACCTGAATGGTTCTCACCTTGTCCTGTTCCTTGATGTGACGGTTGTCATGAGCATCCAACATCGTATAGAACATGGCACGGAGCAAAGAGATGGGCCCATGAATCTCCCGGGGTTCCCCCGCTGTTTCCGATAAAAAACGAAAACCGAAAGTGGGCCAACGCGGGTGTTCCTGGTCGAACAGCCAAACCGGAAAGTTACTCAGCACCCCTCCATCCACCACAACACTCGATTTTTTTGTAGGACGGTGGTGCAATTTGACCGGATCGAAAAAAAGAGGGATGGCACAACTCATGCGAACCGCCCGGGCAATCGGGAACCGGTCCGCGGAAATCCCGTATTCTTTCAGATCCCGGGGCAACACCAACAGAGTTCCTCGACTGATATCGGAAGCGATGATGCAACATTCCTTCTCTTTGAGATCGGCGAAGGTATACACATTCTTTTTTGCCAACAACTCTCCCACCCACCGTTCCAAGGGCAGGCTCGGGTACAAACCTTTTTTCACCCATAAGCGAACACCGTGGCCGAGATAAGGAATCCGATGATACCACAGTTCAGGAATAAAAGTGGAAAAGTTATGGTTAAAAAGCAGCCGATACAACTCTTCACTGCGATAACCGGCAGCCAGCAGGGAAGCGATGATGGAACCTGCTGAAGTGCCGGCCACCCGCTTCCATCGATATCCCTTCTCTTCCGCAACCTGAAGCGCTCCCACCAAACCAAAAGCCTTGATGCCCCCACCCTCAAACACCGCATCGGCGAGCATGGAACATCCCCCCCCCATATATGATGCTCCGTAAACTCCCATCTCTTCAGTGTATGAATGGTTCATCCCAAACAATAACTCCATGGCTGGCAATTTACGACGGATCGCAAGAGCAATCGTCCCTATCGTCCGGCCATGGAGTTGATTTCAACGGTTTTCGTCTTCCATTTCAGCAGCAGCTTGTAAAGCCCGCAATTCTTCTATTCGCTCTGGGTTATTGCGAAAATACTCCACCAGTATCTCAATGCTGGTGATGGAATCCCAGCTGAGATGGTGTTCAATCCCTTCCACGTCATCGTAGATCCGTTCTTCATTCACTCCGATAATCCGCAGAAACTCTTCCAACAGGGCATGTCGATCCACCAAGCGTTTCCCGAACTTTTTCCCTTTGGGCGTCAAGACCAAGCCGCGATACTTTTCATACACCAGGTATTTTCGTTCATCCAGCTTCTGGACCATCTTGG is a genomic window of Desmospora profundinema containing:
- the mntR gene encoding transcriptional regulator MntR, yielding MPTPSMEDYLENIYKLIEQKGYARVSDIAEALEVHPSSVTKMVQKLDERKYLVYEKYRGLVLTPKGKKFGKRLVDRHALLEEFLRIIGVNEERIYDDVEGIEHHLSWDSITSIEILVEYFRNNPERIEELRALQAAAEMEDENR
- a CDS encoding M24 family metallopeptidase — translated: MTTRLERLRKWLSKRNLEALLVTHPVNRRYLTGFTGSSGWVLVTGDRQVLISDFRYTEQGKEESPHFSFVDHGGNLLKEVARLCREAGVSTLAFEEAHLTVRVHRQLMEALEGVELRPVVQVVEELRQIKSEDEVAIIRQAASIVDTAFEKILEKIKPGVTEREIESHLEILMRKQGATSSSFDIIVASGPRSALPHGVASDRVMQRGDLVTLDFGALYQGYCSDMTRTVVLGPPADWQREIYGIVLEAQQKAVAAIRPGITGQEVDTVARDHINANGYGDQFGHSTGHGLGMEVHEAPTLSIRGKEPLEPGMVVTVEPGIYLPGRGGVRIEDDVCVTENGYEGLTFSPKELIILD
- a CDS encoding DUF1385 domain-containing protein, with the protein product MFGGRRAQVTAIRRKNGEIETYELTKQNNPFKFFKRIPLIRGVVALLESSASGSKHLQFASDRYDLEPGEEPEEEASHSKMEMILGVALVGILSLIIGKAIFTALPAFLASVLFDRWVSNLILQNLIEGAIKTLLLLGYLWLLSQTPVVKRLFQYHGAEHKVINAYESGVKLTVENVQKQSTLHYRCGSSFIILTILVGVVVYSFFSYDNVWDRILTRLMLIPVVIGLSYELLRLTNALRDVPVLTYLGYPGLWLQKLTTRQPDDDQVEVAIAAFNRMVELDERTSESVNPSSLAHSN
- a CDS encoding M3 family oligoendopeptidase; the encoded protein is MKFSDYRYERPVLEEISRSFKQALQRFKEAKRVEEQNDAIKEINEIRKTFSTMENLCFIRHSIDTTDEFYKREQDFFDETAPVVQEYVSMYYKELVSSKFRTELENHWGKQLFRLADIQLKTFSKDIVPLLQKENKRSTEYSKLVASAKIPFADEEYTLAQLRPFIEDQDRDIRRKAIEASFQFFAERENEFDHIFDDLVKTRTEIAQKLGYKNFVELGYDRMNRVDYNPEMVGVFRKQVEDMIVPLTIKLKERQKKRIGFDPLKYYDEAYQFPTGNPMPKGSPEWIIEKGQGMYKELSQETDLFFRYMVEHELMDLIAKKGKQSGGYCTYIENYHSPFIFSNFNGTSGDLHVLTHEVGHAFQVYCSRHYDIPEYRFPGYEAAEIHSMSMEFFTWPWMKQFFQEDTDKYLFSHLSSALLFLPYGVSVDEFQHWVYEHPQATVDERKAAWRSIEKKYSPYKDYDGFDYLERGGLWQKQSHIYQAPFYYIDYTLAQICAFQFWVMINDNREQAWTKYINLCKLGGSKSFLELIEAASLRSPFEEGCLEEVVKHIDRWLDSVDDTVL
- a CDS encoding patatin-like phospholipase family protein; translated protein: MLADAVFEGGGIKAFGLVGALQVAEEKGYRWKRVAGTSAGSIIASLLAAGYRSEELYRLLFNHNFSTFIPELWYHRIPYLGHGVRLWVKKGLYPSLPLERWVGELLAKKNVYTFADLKEKECCIIASDISRGTLLVLPRDLKEYGISADRFPIARAVRMSCAIPLFFDPVKLHHRPTKKSSVVVDGGVLSNFPVWLFDQEHPRWPTFGFRFLSETAGEPREIHGPISLLRAMFYTMLDAHDNRHIKEQDKVRTIQVPADGVKLTDFDLSPEKRRALYEAGVKAARSFFSRWTFREYLAYRGVESTVTCRLKPYRLKGGEPNREFKING
- the efp gene encoding elongation factor P, producing MISTNDFRTGLTIELDGHVWQVMEFQHVKPGKGAAFVRSKLRNLRNGNIAERTFRAGEKMERAHVETRQMQYLYESGGEHTFMDNETYEQVNIPGDTMERELKFLKENMNVHLVLYKGETLGIELPNTVELEVVETDPGIRGDTATGGSKPAKLETGLVVQVPLFINEGDRLVIDTRKEEYISRA
- the aroQ gene encoding type II 3-dehydroquinate dehydratase; translation: MKPVLVLHGPNLNRLGKREPDVYGYETLSDVNARLTRRAAEWGLKVDCYQSNHEGALIDRIHEAEGKYVAIIINPGALTHYSYALRDALASVSVPAIEVHISNIHQREDFRHVSVTAPVTRGQIVGFGTVGYEWALAAVPSLLSEGEGSKER